The genomic segment ggacatttatgcccgttttgggggttttttggattggggaggccacctagacaccttggaccaaaattttataacagatgtgtactcagcttccaaatatctttcctttgatatccatattgtcccaatcggtaaacatgtcctgttgaggggttttggggggtggagaggcgcctcagacaccaaggaataaattgttatatcagcattggactctacctttaaatagctttcatttgatatccatattttcccaatcggtaaatttgtcctgctggagggttttgggtggtggggagggccctcagacaccaaaaatttttttttgtctcagatttgtattctgcttttaaataccttttatttgatacccatattactcaaagcggttaaagtgtcctgttgggtggtgtttttggggtaccataaggtggcttacaaaatttcgttaaattggTGCACGCATCTTCAAGATCTGAGGTCCGATCATCCCGTCTACTGggtttcgagagtgacttaacagtagaccacatctTCCCTAaatcggtgcctaagttacattgctgagaatgggagaatgccatgaagtgtgatgtgCATTATAGTcctctagaaccagacgattatggccagatagtaacccacttatgtcggggttgtaagcttggccattaatcgtagtgaagtgaggccagagcaagatcggaaatgtacccactccatgcaccggttacacctcatcgACACctaccgatgatggaggcgaacCGAACCAGGGtacggggttcttttcaatcccggcacggagcAGAAGCGTTCTtaaaaggcactccgggatgtgcctctcccacggcgaaaaaagacgaacacgtacactgaggcggcagcccttgccgatgagggttccatcgggtcaatccgtttCGTTCgaccggctgccatgagattaGGGTCTTTCCTTTCTGCGTAAACGGCGGGGGTGTGTTTTCAAATCACTTTTTTGCTAGGAATGTTGCTTCCTACTTACCTAACCAATGTCGGTGTTGTTCACACGacacctattgggttgcccaaaaagtaattgcggttttttaatatagtcggcgttgaaaaattttttcacagcttgtgactctgtaattgcattctttcttctgtcagttatcagcggttacttttagcttgcttaagaaaaaaagtgtaaaaaaagtatatttgattaaaggtcattctaagttttattaaaaatgcatttactttcttttaaaaaatccacaattactttttgggtaacccaatacaaTATTTGTTTTGACAGATTGATCCAAACATTTTGAGATGAATTTTCTTCATGAAATTTGTAATCACACCTTTAATTATTTGTATGCCGTCAAAAGTGTTTCAAGTGTACCATGTTAACTCTTTTAAATTCGAAAAGAGAGCTTTTACtttaaaaataagtttattattttttgctcAGGATATCACTGTGAGAGTTTTGCAATAGGTAGTTTCAACCCTGCAAGATGTGTGTTACAGCATTCGTGGTGCCATAAATAATGCGGCGACAGATATTTGTCCTGCACATTGCTACAATAGAAAGAAATGAGAGCAATTTCATCTCTCATGTTTATTCTCTTGACTTCAGGGGATGGATAGAGAATTTTgcagaagacaaaattttcagttaacaaaaattttccaaaagaaaaggaTGTGCCaaagaaaatatacaaaaaaattaaacaaaataaaagataCATAACaatatacagaaaaaaattaaataaagaaatttaagtaaaatcgaCATAACCATCGAATTAATGAACTAAGAAAATTGTTTGCAATGTTGTGATGCTGCATTATATAAAAGCAGATAGCTGCTAACGAAGGATTTTCAGGCATCCTTAATAATTATTTATAACAATGCATTGCTTTTAAGCtgtggcaaacaaagaaaacaagaatttacaaatgaaatttaaacaaaaattggaaaaattaacATCCATTTGCCCCCTTATATCTTCATTGGTTTGAAGACCATCTCCAACATGGCGTTTGATTGTTCCTTCTATACTCCCAACATTTGTTCTTGGCATTTTAACGTGGCTATTAATCAATCCACCAACCAACAAACCAACCCTCTTAGGATGGGGTTGATGGCATGCATTGTCATCGGGCAGAAATGTTAAGTGGATTATTGTATTGGAATTGTGTTGCTTATTTGGCGAAATTGTAGACAAACCACCATGGTAGTGTTTCCATGTAAATAAAATCGTCTAACAACTTCATTGAACTCTTGATAAcgaataaaaaacgaaaaaaaaaaaaaaaatacacaacaaATCACTAATTAAGTCTTCCTTCCAATGGTGTGCTGCGACCactaatttaaatgaaaacatgGATGTAAACTCAGTAAAGTCTAGTTATTGAAAGAGAAATAATTGTTATTGTCAGTAAAcggataaataaataaaagtgtaaaagaaaTTCTAGTGTGGAATTTCAATAAGAAAAACCGTAGAAAATTTTGGACTatattgtagaaaaaaatagagTGGACattcttttaataaaatttcatgaaataaagaataataatatacttttaaaataaaaaataaatctatttaCTTGAAAAAGGAATCGataataatgaaaaatatttattatatcaaatttttttacctaaagtttatattttaatttttaagtctTTTGGGGCCGTTATAACTGGTATACTTCATTACCTGAGTTTGATGTGTTAAAATATTTGGAATTAacttgattttctttttatctgtttttgttttataaattttgaaaaataatataaaatttttatttttaacaaatatctTCAAATacacattaaattttaaaatattatacaAGTTTTAAATTTGCCAACAGTGTAGAAGAGAGTTACATGGTACGGTTATACAAAGGTTTTTCAGTTTCaacctttttttcttcttaaaaatttaacatttaaatttgagaaaaaacattaattgtatgaaacaaataaatttcaaaaaaaaaaaaaatccaaaaatttttaaaaaaaaattttcaaaaaattttccaaaaaaaaatttcaaaaaaaattaaaaaaaaaatttcaacttatGCTAAATTTTTATTGCATCACAAATTTTATACAGATTACAAGTATAGCATTAATAATATATTTAAATAGTAGTCAATGCTTCACCTTTTCTACGTTTGAGCATATatttattatatgttggaactaataaataaatatattttaattgacATAGAAATAGTTccataataaagaaaattttggtaTTCAATGTAATTTCCATATATTGGAATTTGAAGGAATTTCGTGTTTAAACACATAACTCAAATATAACCTTTCTTAATAAATTTTGGATTTTCTAGTCTACGgaagtaataaaaataataaaaagacgGTAATTATTATGTTCAAATTGCAATTGACATATTACCCACTTGGGTTCGGGTTGATTAAATAAAATAACGCTTAAGAAGTGTTTCTCGCAACTTGATAGTTTATGATTCATTTTACTTGATTCCCTTGCGAAAAGCCATTAAATAGTTTTGAATTAAACGATTCCGCCCCTCAAAAGTATACTTAAATATTTCTTTCTGATAATTGATTAacctatttttcaaaatatttataaaattataaGCATTTTAGATATTTAGCAACCATAGAAACAATTTCATTCAATATTAATATCGTCAGTCAGTTTGGTACAAGGGACTTTAAATCGATTGAATTATATCAAAATTACAGAATTTCTTCATttgaattaaatattaaaatcaaAATGAAGAAAATTCTTCTTTTAGTCTAACCATTTTCTATTGTCAATAGTCAAACCAAAAACCCTAAAAGCTGTAAttccaaaaatatttgtttaatcaGCTCATCCTTtttgataaaacaaaaatttatataaaattcatagTCAGCCATTACATCAATTTTAATAAGGTATAGATCCCAACTCCGTTCTTATTAcataaataatagaaaaaattttagaattttaattGCTGTGTTCAGCTACTTTAAGTTGCTGAAGTTACTAGAGTAGTTAAACATTCAACAATCATTTTTTGTGTTAATTTATATCTTGTTTCatgtaatttataattaaaattattattttttttcattgaagTTGTTTCAACTGAGTAGTCATTcattattatatatttatacTTAAGATTAAAgcaaagatttgaatatatactGCATAGTCATTCATAAATTCAATGCATTTAGTTTTAtgtataattaattaaaaaacaacCATTTTAAATTTGGTAATATTATCTTTACTCTAtattccattcattcattccctGCAGTAACAAAAGATAAACATCAATAAATTGgaaaacatattaaaaaatattttatttatttccctattaaatacatattttttaaataactcattTATTTCAAAAACATCCATAGTCTtcccttcttcttctttagtaaaataatataaaaacgaAGAATTAACGTATATAACAAAAGCAACATACAATtcttttagtttaaattttgaGATTGAACACTAAATGTTCTTAgtcttaatattttttattggtaaaaagatatttaaaatCCATAAATTCGCGTATATATCAATACTCTTTTTATATCCCTAGTCATCCAATATATAGAAttgtataaattaaaaaagagcTCTCCTCTTTGAGAgataaataacataaaattgttATTGAGAGTATTGGGAAATTTATTCAATCTCGAAATTGTCAAGTCTTCCtatcatttttggcaaaaaaagtaCAATtagtatatattttattttatatataaagcaATCGGGCTAAGGAAAATACAATTTTCTTTGATTAAAGTAGAAAAATATCCATAAAAAATGCACTAAAAACATCAAGTCCATTCAAAAATTAAGTTACATCACtattgaaaaatattaattatgTTAAAAAATCCCTAGTCTTCCCATCCTTTTTGTTAAAAAGtgataaaacaaataataaaatatcgatacaAATGCACTAAAAACATCAAGTCCATTTAAGTttaaaaattaagttatttaaacaccattgaaaaatttaattattttaaaaaatccctaGTCTTCCTATCCTTTTTGTTAAAAAGGGGATAAAAATCGATAAATTTGCATAGTATTTTGTCCATAGTCATCCATTATTTAGGTAAATTGAAATCCAATCCAAAGTCTTCTCATCTTCTTTTTTAAAAGAAGATATAAATCGTTAAACCTTGAATCACCCATAGCCAACAATTAATTTCTATGTAAAAAATTGAAGAACAAGCCCTAATTAACATTGAAAGCAATTTAGATGTATCTTTTTGGGCCATATTGTCAaggaaatatttcacaaatgttACAAAGCTCTTAATCCAAAGTCTACCATAATATTAAGAATTAATATAAGATATTGTAATAAAAAGAAAGTAATAGAAACAAAACTTGTCTCCATGACACAGCAAAAGAACATAAacttttaaaaagttaaaaaaaaaataattgaaaaatgtaGTTTACCAATAATAAGTTGTAATCCAAGTCTTCCATAGCATAAGTATTCTAtatacattaaaaaaatgtacTATTGAGTAATCGTTATAAATATAATCAATGTCTTCCATAGCATTAATACATTATATACAAACTTTGTAGTCATTTgtacaacaagaaaaaaaaatcaaatcttaTGACAAactaaaaagaaatttgaattaaatacAAAGTATTGATATTTCTGAAAAATAATCACATAAAATACTGGTATATCTTAGAATATTTTCCAAGCATAATATCTACAAATTTAAATCTACAACAGCAGCCTCCTCAACACACAAAAACTAAAGAGaccaaaaaactaaattaactacgaaaattttgccaaaatgttttCCTCTTCCATACAAAATCAACATCCACAATTCCACCCGATACATGCCAATGCAACGTCGGTGAAACCTAAAAAGCGTCGTAAACGCCGCAGGAAGCCTCTCCAAACAAGTGTGTTGACCATAGCGTCGGCACCTTGCACCACCATCAGCCCCAGTGACAATAAACGCAACATATCCACAACCAACAGTGCCATTAACAAATCTCAAAAATTAATGCAGAAAGAGCAaaataccaccaccaccagcacAAGTTTAGCGAAAAGTTTcaaacaatattttcaacatGACAATCGTTTGGTGAACACCCAACAAACTattcaacatcaacaacaacatcatcatcatcactcaCTTACATCCACCATATTCACCAAATACACTAGCGAGAGTGAAATGCTCTATGCGGAGGTGGCCAAGAAATTCAAACCCCTAAAACCCAAAAGGTCTACCAAACAAGTTGtgtcaaaacaaaaatcaaaagctTTACTCAAACAGCAATACTCTCTGAGAAAACATAAACTCTCCGCTCTGGGTGTTCAACGAGGGTTGACTTTGGCGGAGCACAACAAGAGTCGTAACCACCACCccaaagaaaataaacaaaaaccggCAGCTCTCGGCATGCAGTCACAACATTGTTTGTGCTCTTGCCCAAATCATAACATAGGTCATAATGTAACCGAAACAGCTGGTTTGGTGGCCCACATTAATACCACGTCATTGTGCTCCAATAAAATCTCCAACCCCACACAATATATCGCCGCCACCACCACCCCCATCAATGCTGCCTCGAGTAGAACCACTACTTCGAACAATAACTATTTGAGTTGTTTCAATTTCAATGACACAGCAGCGACATTGCCAAAACTTTTGGGAATTTTACAGAGTTCGGCACCCACTTTGCTTTTGGAAACTTTGTTAAATAATGCCCAAATTTTAGAAGGAAAACATTTGGATCAAAGGTAACTTAAGGCAATGcaataatttagtttttttttttgtaacaacaTTTCCAAGAGGCAATAATGGAGAGAAATATAACCGCAAATTCTTactgggatgtttttgggaaaaattgtgAAACAAAGCGATGTGGTGTGGGCTGGGTTcggttagattttttttttcagaaaatcaaaaaattaaaaaattttttaccccaAAAGGGAGACGAACATAACAACCCTGATTTATTTTAGTGTACAgtgcaatgaaaattttatggatatGTTATTATCCAGTACAACGAATTTCTGGATAAATACCATTGCCAGCTTATGTAGAACAGGATTACCATAATACGTTTTTCACTATTAAGTATGATCCCCTGCAAAAAAGCCTTATATAAcaattttaaatagttttggTCTAAATTTAAAAGAATTCAATTAATTGCGAACAAGTTTATTCTATCTTTGTTATACCACTACCCCATACTAacttcgccattctgtttgtaaatccttgaaatattcgtccaagaccccataaggtatatatattactgatcgacatgaaattttatgttgatctagccatgtccgttcgtctgtctgttgaaagcacgctaactttcgaaggagtaaagctatccgcgtgaaattttgcaagaatatttcttattagtgtaggtcggttgggattgtaaatgggccatatcggtccatgttttgatatagctgccttattaaccgatcttggatcttgacttcttcaacctttagagggcgcaattcttatccgatttggttgaaatttggcatgacgtgtatcggtatgactcccaacaactgtgggaagtatggtggaaatccgtcaataacctgatatagctgccatgtaaaccgatctggggtcttgacttcttgagcctctagagagcgtaattcctatccgatttggctgatccCATAACTTCTAACGTACGTCTCAAATGTGGTCAAAACCGGTCTATagtctaatacagctcccatataaaccgatctccctattttacttcttgagcctctagagggtgcaattcctatcggatttggctgaaattttgcatgaggtgttttgttatgactttaaaaaactgtgtttattatggcgcaaatcggtaaataatctgatatagctgtcatataaaccgatctgggatcttgacttcttgagcctctagagggcgcaatcactatctgatttggctgaaattttgtacaacgttttctcCTGATACGTcaaaatgtggtctgaatcggtctatagcctgaaacagcacaacagagataccgggaaaagaactcgacaaagaaaaatgtcgaagagcctaacacaactcactgtcccaaatttcggcgaaatcggacaatagatgctcctttaatgggcgcaagaccttaaatcgagagatcggtctatatccaaatctgggccaaattgaagaataatttcgaagggcccaacacaactcactgtcccaaacttcggcgacatcgggcaataaatgcgccttttatgggctcaaaaccatatatcgagagatcggtctatatggcagctatatccaaatctggaccgatctgggcaaagttgcagaaagatgtcaaagggcctaacacaactcactgtcccgaatgttggcaaaatcggacaataaatgggtcttttatgggcacaagatcttaaattgagagatcggtctatatgtcagctatatccaaatctggaccgatctgtgccaaattaaagaaagttgTCGATTGATCCAACACaattcagtgtcccaaatttcagcaaaatcggataataaatacagcttttatgggcccatgaccctcaatcggcagatcggtctatatgggggctatatcaagatgttgtcggatatagcccatcttggaactcaacattcttatggacaaaaaaagcacCTGTGCTAAGTtcaatctctatttttaaaggctgtagcgtaaGTTTTGATTATTGAAAAATCACCTAAATAACTCTCGTCATTGAaactgatttttttgttttgttggtcAAATGGTCGGTGGTCATCAGTATTGCCTACCTACCGAGTTTTGTTTTCTCGGCAGGCAGACCTCAACTGTTGGTAGGTTTCACACAACTCATCAACCCACATTTTAGTGAAATCTGTTGAATGTTGTAGCTTCTGTTGCCCTATAATGTGAAATGGTAGGATTGGTTTGACCAGCCTTGCGAAGTCAATAGTAATAGATCAGTTGAGGTTATTGATTATAGATCAattgaaaattgtattaaaaattatGTACATATTTATTATAACACCCATATTTTTCCAAACTTCTACATCTAATAAAATCCATTTATTTCTTTTGACTTTTGTTTTGCAGTGTCCGTGATACACATCAAATCGCCGAAGCGCAACAAGAGAAAAACGCTAAATTACGCGAAGCATTTAATATATCGGAATATTTTGTTGAAGGTTCCAGCTTTGATTCAGATCGTAAAGCTAAAGAAGATTTAGCGAAAAGTTTGGCTTTACAAAAAGAACTGGACGCTCAACGTGAACAGGCCGCAGCAGCAGCGTCTGCTGCAGCAGCTAAAGAAAAAGAATCTTCGAAACGTTATGCATTGGTTCGGACACCGTCTAGAGAACGTGATGTTTCGGCATCAGGCGGTGGAGGTGGTGGCGTAGTAGGCGGCAATGGAGATAATGATGAGCATTCgatcaaaaagaaaaagaaaaaacgaacgCGTGAGAGGTAAGTTAGAAATGCTACTATCAAAATTGTGTATTTTAAAATGAGAAAAcaagtacagcggtcaaaaaaagtattcatcattagcaaaattgataataaattcacttattttgggtaattgaagaaaatttaaagtaaacaaataatgcagttttatgcaatagtttatttttcgtaatatgttttaaaataaattcaaaaaataaatttaattagcgcaaaaaatgcaattttatataataacaccaaaaacagaacaaaaaaagtattcatcattgatgtgctatcatcaaagtcaaattcaattattatttgggaatcccccttttctgttttatttagtaaaggaggctttgcccttgacagcaaatatttaatttcattgaaaatatagtttttgtcaaaatgggtcgtaagcaaaacgaggtttctgatgaggtaaaagttttgataataaaacaccacaggaatggtttaactcaaaaaactatcagtgaaatattaaatagaccacgatctactatacaatccatcatcagaaagtggacagaaacgaaaactgttgacaataaaccaagatctggtcgaccaaaagcactttcagttggagatgtgcgttggctagtgcggcaagttcagaaaactccgaagacaaatgcgaccattcttcgtaaaaacactatggaatatttagggaaggaagttactacacaaacaattcgaaatacactcaaaaggcatagttacagaggaagaactgcacgtaagaagccctttataaataaaataaaccgagtgaaaaggctaaacttcgcaaaaatgtatgtaaaacagcccgaatcattttggaaaacagtcatttttgcagacgagagcaagtttaatctttttgggtgcgatggaaaggtcatagtgtacagaaaaccaaatacagagcttgaagaacgaaacacagttgctactgtaaaacatggtggaggtggtttaatggtttggggtgtatggcggcttcaggagcgggaaatcttgaaattattaatggagtaatggatcataagtattacattgacattttaaagaggaatttaaaagatagtgctgtaaaacttgggcttggtaataactttcaatattatcaagataatgaccccaaacattctgctttaaataccaagatgtggatgctgtataactgccccaaagtcattaaaactcctcctcaaagtcccgacttgaacccaattgaacatctttgggaacatctcgaacgcaaattgagaacgcgcaatttttcgagcaaaagtATTCATCAAAGTCAAtaaagtcaaatgcaacaggtgataatggaggaatggactaatatagaccaaaatataaccgctaaattagtccaatcgatgtcaaaccgtttaaaagaagttataagacgcggtggtcgaataacaaagtattaatttttttaaattatgttatttatttttttgtttttttgcaatgatgaatactttttttgtttaattttttgtgtttagctgtaaaatggccctttttgttccaataaatactatttttttctttaaaaacaatgaaattgtgtacatatatatcacacaagcactactgcatcattagtttaatatgtttttattccaattgtcttttgtagacttattaaaaaaaaaacattgaatgatgaatactttttttgaccgctgtatattaaACTTCATGGAGtagcaaatcaatatttcgaggtattacaaacggaatgactagattagtataaccccattcaatggtggtggtgggtattaaaaagtGAGGTTActgtttgttttaaattaaacaaattagaAATGAGAGTTAGAAGAGGACAGAAACATAAGAGGATTATAATTCCTCTCGACATCAAATGTTTAACCTATAGATGCcgttcattattttattttttttcaaagcaagcagctctgctcttaaaaagaattttactgcaaaacaaaacgaaataaaacaaTGGTACATACGaggtctgatcaaaaaataaaactcattttcaaatttcgttgttgtagttgtaaGCAAATTTTCAtctggaggtggcgatcctcgtcaagctcctgtagataaGCAAGCTCAATTTTCGTGAGTTACGTATGTttgattttcacattttttgatagcCAAGACTCACGAAAATAGAGctagcaaactatcgataatcgcaatattcgatattttcgatatttcaaataatgaatatcgatactatcattAATGTCCCATTACCTATATtacaaacgaaaatgaaaagtaacaaataagagcgtgctaagttcggctgggccgaattttatataccctccaccaaggatcgcattcgtcgaatTCTCTGCTCgttatctccttttaggcaaacagagaataatggataagaattgtaatgctattggagctcaatttaaagtccgattcggacaataaatgaattgaaCGTTGAAGACCTTAGTAGAAGTCCCTTTGCTACATTTCACCCAatttggaaaagaattgtgccatatatggcagctatattttaagTTATtggctgatttgaaccatatttggcacagttattgaaagttataacagagcacgtcgtacaaattttcagccaaatcggaaaagaattgcgccctctaatggctcaagaagtcaagattcgagatcggtttacatggcagctatatcaggttatgaaccgatctaaaccatacttagcatagtaattggaagtcgtaacgaaactcgtcatgcaaaatttcagccaaatcggatgagaaatgcgccctctagaggctcaagaagtcaaaaccccagatcggtttatatgacagctatatcaggttatggaccgatttgaagcatatttgacacagttattgaaaga from the Stomoxys calcitrans chromosome 1, idStoCalc2.1, whole genome shotgun sequence genome contains:
- the LOC106094091 gene encoding uncharacterized protein LOC106094091 isoform X10; this encodes MFSSSIQNQHPQFHPIHANATSVKPKKRRKRRRKPLQTSVLTIASAPCTTISPSDNKRNISTTNSAINKSQKLMQKEQNTTTTSTSLAKSFKQYFQHDNRLVNTQQTIQHQQQHHHHHSLTSTIFTKYTSESEMLYAEVAKKFKPLKPKRSTKQVVSKQKSKALLKQQYSLRKHKLSALGVQRGLTLAEHNKSRNHHPKENKQKPAALGMQSQHCLCSCPNHNIGHNVTETAGLVAHINTTSLCSNKISNPTQYIAATTTPINAASSRTTTSNNNYLSCFNFNDTAATLPKLLGILQSSAPTLLLETLLNNAQILEGKHLDQSVRDTHQIAEAQQEKNAKLREAFNISEYFVEGSSFDSDRKAKEDLAKSLALQKELDAQREQAAAAASAAAAKEKESSKRYALVRTPSRERDVSASGGGGGGVVGGNGDNDEHSIKKKKKKRTRESSASPERKKDKKKKSKKHKKESKSKKKKSRKRKSSESDSADADNAKDTADENDSSDSEGEVKKSRKKSKKDKDSFRKAV
- the LOC106094091 gene encoding uncharacterized protein LOC106094091 isoform X9, translating into MFSSSIQNQHPQFHPIHANATSVKPKKRRKRRRKPLQTSVLTIASAPCTTISPSDNKRNISTTNSAINKSQKLMQKEQNTTTTSTSLAKSFKQYFQHDNRLVNTQQTIQHQQQHHHHHSLTSTIFTKYTSESEMLYAEVAKKFKPLKPKRSTKQVVSKQKSKALLKQQYSLRKHKLSALGVQRGLTLAEHNKSRNHHPKENKQKPAALGMQSQHCLCSCPNHNIGHNVTETAGLVAHINTTSLCSNKISNPTQYIAATTTPINAASSRTTTSNNNYLSCFNFNDTAATLPKLLGILQSSAPTLLLETLLNNAQILEGKHLDQSVRDTHQIAEAQQEKNAKLREAFNISEYFVEGSSFDSDRKAKEDLAKSLALQKELDAQREQAAAAASAAAAKEKESSKRYALVRTPSRERDVSASGGGGGGVVGGNGDNDEHSIKKKKKKRTRESSASPERKKDKKKKSKKHKKESKSKKKKSRKRKSSESDSADADNAKDTADENDSSDSEGEVKKSRKKSKKDKLSKGCVVVLKSARRN
- the LOC106094091 gene encoding serine/arginine repetitive matrix protein 4 isoform X8 — encoded protein: MFSSSIQNQHPQFHPIHANATSVKPKKRRKRRRKPLQTSVLTIASAPCTTISPSDNKRNISTTNSAINKSQKLMQKEQNTTTTSTSLAKSFKQYFQHDNRLVNTQQTIQHQQQHHHHHSLTSTIFTKYTSESEMLYAEVAKKFKPLKPKRSTKQVVSKQKSKALLKQQYSLRKHKLSALGVQRGLTLAEHNKSRNHHPKENKQKPAALGMQSQHCLCSCPNHNIGHNVTETAGLVAHINTTSLCSNKISNPTQYIAATTTPINAASSRTTTSNNNYLSCFNFNDTAATLPKLLGILQSSAPTLLLETLLNNAQILEGKHLDQSVRDTHQIAEAQQEKNAKLREAFNISEYFVEGSSFDSDRKAKEDLAKSLALQKELDAQREQAAAAASAAAAKEKESSKRYALVRTPSRERDVSASGGGGGGVVGGNGDNDEHSIKKKKKKRTRESSASPERKKDKKKKSKKHKKESKSKKKKSRKRKSSESDSADADNAKDTADENDSSDSEGEVKKSRKKSKKDKPLVAALADSSLVDAIVSKVSTATVAAAESARRSRSRSRRSRSRTRKDDGNDGGERSERGTAGGGGGGSGRGRTKSHSRSSSSSSRSRSRSHSRRSSRSRSHSSHSSSSSRSSSRSSSSSSSSSGSSRSGTRSPSIPRRRGSPSFLDRRRITSARKRPIPYHRKTPSDGSSCYCSSCCSRESSPRSRSRSPSRNSRSPSRVF